The genomic window GCTCCCGCAGGTAAGGTCAGCTCGTccaggccgtcgccgacaGAGGACGGAGGGGTCGAAGTGCCACTGGAGTTACCAGACGAGACttccggcggcagccgctcGTCCCTGCTCTCTGGCTCGGACCCGTACCCCTCGTCGTTTTGTCCGTCGccttcgtcttcctcctccacttcctcctcctggCCGTCAACGGTGATACCCAGGGCGGATATGACGCAGTCGACGAAGGAGGGGAAGTCAAACGCCTCCATCAGCTTGTCGGGTGACAAGGTGCAGTTCATGACAGCCTCTGCCTCCCGTGCGAGCTCCATGCCCATCAAAGAGTCGATGCCAATGTCGGCGAGCATCGTGTCCTCGGAAATATCTGCGGGCTCGACGCCGGCAACGTTGGCCAACAGGTTCCGCACCTCCTTCTTGATGTCGGCCTTGGTAGGGCCGGACGACTTCTTTGCTGCCTTTTCTGTACCGGCCTTTGAAGAGCTAGTTGTTGAGGCACCGGGTGCTGTTGTTCCGAGCTTGGTCCGGTCGTCGTGCTCTTGACTTGCCTTGGGAGCTGTCGTGCTCGACACAGTAGCCGATGGCGTCGAAATCCCGGGCGACAGCCTGGCAAGGATCTTCTGCATCGACGCCTTGGGGACTCTGGCATAGTTGATGCCGATCATGACATCGAGCAACTCGCCGTTGGTGCTGTCGAAGGTGAAGATATCGGTCACGTACAGCTTCTCAGACACTTGGTGGTGGGTTGCGAACACGTCCCACACATCGGGACGAGGACTGTCTGCGCGGAGCTTGGGAGACCGCATGACAAGGTCGCACCCGCTCGCGATGTACATGTCCTCGGGCGCGCGGTTGGTCATGCAGTTGACCCAGATGCCGCCGACCTGGCTGAAGCAGTCGGCAAGGTGGGTGTCCAACCACGTCTCTCCCGTCCAGCGCTTCGAGACCCTGCCAGCGGAGTCGTTACCGCGGCCAACCAGCCGCTTCAGACCACGATACTCTTCACCGTAGTCGACGATCTCGGCAAAAGTCTTGTAGATGTTGCGACCCTGAATGATGTCGTCGGCCTCAACGGAGTTGAGCACGTCGAGGCAGCGGCGATGCGTAAAGTGCCGCCCGAAGCGATCAAACTCGGCCTGGAAGCCAGGGTCCTCGGGCGAGCGGAAGACGATGTTGCCATGCACGTGTTCGATTGTTACGCCTGGACCCTGGGCCGGCGAGCTTGTGATCTTCCAGTGCCACGCATGGCCGTGGACGTTGCTGGCCTCGTACTCGATGAAGACCTGCCGCGACGGGTCGACGCAGATGGGTGCGTGGTTCTGCATGTTTTGGATGGTGGGCTGCAGGCCGGCCGCCTTGATCTCCGGCCGGATGCTCATCAAGGCTTCAATGGCCATGTCCACCTCGAGCGTAGCGGGGCAGATGGGAGCCGTGTTGGCGATCAGGTGGCCCGAGACGAAGTCCTGGTATTTCTTGCTGTTGGTGTTGACGAGGAAACGAGCGGTGCGTTCCTTAGCGTCCTGGTAGCCAAGGAAGGACCACAGTCCGACAGGGATTTCGGGCTCTGCCGTCTCCGATGCTTGGGCGAGAGCCAGGCCCTTCAATGGCTTCTTGAGGTCCATCCAGTGCTTCACTTTCTCGAACTGATACGGCGGGAGGAACAAATGGTCGAACTCAGATGTCTGGCTGGCATGATGTGGCCAATGCTGGGTCTTGACCCCTGCCTTCCAAAGCGCCAGAGTGGTGTCGGCAAGGCTCTGCATGCCCTGGTCGCAGGTGATGTTGAGCGACTGGAAGTGGCACGCCGAGGGCGATCCGAGGGCGCGGCTTGCCATGTTGGTGATGGTAGACGCGGACCCAGCCTCGATCCACGCGGCGTCTGGGTATTGCCGCGCCAGCCTTTCCACGGCATGGCGGAAGAAGACAGGCTCTCTCATGTGCTGGGCGACGAATTCGGACGTGGTCTCCATGCACAACTCTTCTGTCGCCCGCTCTATGAGGATGCTCGGTTCCCGGAAGGTCAGAGTGCGACCGATGGCATCCAACTCGTCCATGAGCGGCTCGACGAGAGCCGAATGGAAGGCGTTGGTGACGCTGAGCCGTTTGAACCTCGTCGCTGTCGAGTACACAGGGTTGCCGGTCAGCGCCTCGGTGAGTTTATCCATCGACGTGGTCGATCCAGCCAGCGTAAAACTGCGAGGTCCGTTGTAGCAAGCGATGTTGATGGGAACGTCATCCACCAGATCGCGGTTGTGCGACTCGATGATGGATTGGACCACATCCAGGTCAGCTTCAATGGCCATCATGGCCCCTCTCTCCGCGCCCCAGGCATCTCGCACGAGCTTCGCCCTGGCGGCAATCATCCTGGCCGTGTCTTGGAGCGACAGCACACCCGAGATGCAGAGAGCAGTCAGTTCGCCGAAACTGTGTCCAACGACGGCTTCCACCCGGATGCCGCAGTCCATCCAGCTCCTGGCGCATGCGTACTGAAGCGCGAACAAGGCCGTCTGAAGCCGTACCGTGTCCTCGATCGGTTCCCGCTGGAAGATGGCCGGGAAGATGCCCTCAAGGCCCATCGAGAGAAACACGGCGTTACACTGATCAAGGTAGCTTCGAAGGATCCTGACGCTGTCGTAGACCTTCCGGTCGAGTCCCACGAAGTTGGATACCTGTCCACCGAAGCAAAGGATCACGGGTCGTGGGGATGTCTTGGTCGATACGGATGCCACTTTGGCGTCTCCGCTGACGAAGGCACAGAGcttctcgtcgagctcgctCAGGCTGCTGCAAGTGAACATGAGGCCCCTCTCGAGTTGGCGGTTGGATTGGCGGCAGACATTAAATGCCAGGTTTGCTACGTTGACcttggccgccgagggcgttGATGTCTGGTCGGCAATGAATTGGCGCAGCTTTGTGCTGTAGGCGACGAGGGCTCTGTCGTCCAAGCCGCACAACCAGAACGGATGCTTGATGCCGGGGGCGTGGATTGGGAAAGCCCGGCCTGGCCGTGGCGGCTGAGTCACGACCATGGAGGCATTGGAACCCGAGGCACCGTAGTTGTTGATCAGTGCGGCTTTGTATTCCGCATCCCACGGCTTCAGCTTGGTCACAATCTCTATGTTGTCGGATGGCGATGCCGCAATGTTGTGGGCCAGGGTCCGGAAGCTCGCCTGGGGCGGGATGTAACCGTGCTGCAACATCAAGATGATCTTGATCAGAGACACCACGCCAGATGCGCCTTCAGTGTGGCCGATTAGGCCTTTGACCGACCCTAAAGCTAGGGGTTTGTCGCGGAGCTTTCCGCCGAGGGCTTGCAGCACGCTCTGAAGCAACAGATTAGCAAAGTCGGGCCCTCACCCTCGAAAGACGCAGGGACGACCAACCTGGTACTCCGCAGGATCCCCGACGGGCGTGCCCGTTCCGTGGGCCTCGACCACAGAGATGTTTTTGGGCTCGAGTTTCGCCCGCTCGAGAACGTCCTTGAAGAGGTATGTAAGAGAGGGACTGTTGGGCACGAACACGGGCGTGCAGTTCTCGTTCTGATAGACTGCCGTGCTGGAGATGCATCCGAGAATCGGGTTGCCGTCTGCCATGGCGTCTCTCATCCGCTTTAGGAAAACGAGAGCAACCGCTTCTCCTCTGCAGTAACCGTCGGCCCCCTCATCCCAGGGTTTGCACTGCAAGGTGATAGCCGGCCGGGTCAGCTGCCGCAGAATTGCACAATGAAGGCGGACGAAGTGCACGTACCTGGCCTGTCGGGCTGAGGAAAGAAGCCCCAGCCAGGTTTTGGAACCAGATAATGTTGCCCAtcaggccgacgccgcctgCGAGCGCAGCGCTGCATTCGCCGCTGAGAATGGCCCGGCAGGCCATGTGCACGGCCACGGCAGAAGCAGAACAGGCCGAGTCGATCGTCAGGCCGGGCCCTGTCCATCCAAAGTAATGGCTGGTAACATGTGACGTGGTTAGTGTCTGCTCATCAAGGGTGACTTGATTAGGTGTGTATCCTCACCTGATCTTGCCTGGAATGAAACTCTTCAAGTTGCCCGTGGCCGTGAAGGCGTTGGGCGGATAGCAAGCCACGTTCTGCTCGTAATCGGCCGCACAGGCTCCAACATAGCAGCCAATCTTGGTGTCGACATGGGTTTGGTGGAAGTAGCCCGACTGCTCGACGGCCTGGTACGCACACTGGAGCATCAGGCGTTGCTGGGGATCGGCCGAAGCCATCTCGCGAGGGCTCTTTTTGAAGAATTTGTGATCGAAGACGTCGTGATCGCGGATGAAGTTGCCGTACCACTTGCGGGTCGGGTCCACGTCACGCCAGTGCGTCTCGGGACCGAACCGCTCTTCGGGGACCTCGACGTGCTGCGACTCGCCCGCGCACAGGATCTTCCAGAACTCGTTCAGATCGTCGGCGCCAGCTACCTTGCACGACATGCCCACCACGGCAATGTCCGAGTCCTTCTCCCAGTCGCGAGCGGCCAGATCCAGCTTGTCGTCTCTGGCGGAGCGCGATGCCGCGACCTGGTCGAGATCTGACGCGAGCACCAGCCGCGGTCCGATTTTCCGGAGGAGAGACGGCGGCACTCCGCTGTCCAGGCCGAATGCGATGATGGCCGGATCGTTGCCGGCCGACTCGAGACGCGCGGGAAGCGCCCCGGAGAATGTCTCGTACCAAGTCGCCTGCTCGACCAGAATCATGCGCAGCGCGGCATGGTGTAGCAGCTTGGTGCCGGCGCCTTTTTTCCCGAGGTGGATAGGCAGACTCAGGGCGGATACATCCGGAAACTGAAAAGCCGGGTCCGAGTCACAGAACCCGAGCATACGCTCCAGGTCTCCGTGATGCACTTGGCTGTGGAAACGGCCCCGGAGGCTCATCTCCACGGCTTTGAGGCCCCTTTGTCTCAGCTGCTGGAGCACCAGGGCTGCCGTACCGTCGGCGGTGGTCACGGTTGCCCTGTTGTCGTCAAAGAGGACCGAGATGTACGCCTGCAGAAGATCCTGTGAGCCTGTGGTTCTTGTGCTGTTCCTCAATCACCATGCGATGCAAGCCATACCTCTGGAAATCCATCAAGCACACAGGCCAAATTCTTGGCCATGTCGGGAGATGTCCAGGCGACCGCGAACGACCTCGATGGTCCATGGAGTCTGTCGGTAGCGTCTTGGCAGTCGACCAGTGCCCCGATGATCATGGCGAGTCGCACAGCGACAGCACCATACTGTCGAAATGTAGCTGCATCCGACGCGCTGGAGATAGCCGAGGCGCTGAGGAGCCCCGTGCACAGTCCAACCGTCTCGACATggcgccgcgccagcgctTGCCATGGGTCATCGGCCTGTGCCGAGGCCCCGGAGGTGTAGGACAAATATCGTGAGAACTGGGTGAGCTGCGCGAGCACCACCAGGGGCGTTAGTAGGACGTTTGGAAGGTGAGCGGTGGCCTTGTCCTTGTCTTCGCCTTGAAACCAATCTTTCAGGTCGTTGAGGACCTGCTCTCCGGGGATGCACTCGAGTTTGGGAAACAGCTGGACAAGTTGATGCCAGCGTGTGGGCAACTCGGAGACGATTTCGAGCATCCAATTGCAGTCATCAGTCTCACGGATGACCTTCCGGAGCGTCTGAAGCGCCTCAGCGCTGAACGAAAGGGCTTGGGGTCCAAACAGGAGTAGCGTGGTTCCCACGCTCGACGTCGAAGGTGTTGAAGCCATGTTTGGTTCAAGGGAAACAAAGGTGATGATTGGAGGTGGACTACTCGGGGTCACTGGCTAGGTCCGAGTAACACCTCCGTTGCATAGCAGTGGGAAAAGTGTTGAGCAAGGCAGGGCCGGTTTATAGCCCGTCGATCTAGCCAAAAAGACGCTGAGAGGTTATCACTTGTTGACACCAGGTCTTCGTGAACGAGCAGTATCGCCGTAGGTCCGCACAATACATGTGGATCTGATGCTTTGTGACGAACCAATCATGCTGCTTCCGAACGGTAACTGGGTTACAAGTATGCGGCCAAGGGAGTTGGAtcggacgccgaggccgtcatGTCGTGGCGAGAGGGCGTCGGAGGGAACGACTCGGAGAATTCTTGACTCCTTTGCTCATGCATCATCATCTTGCCATCTGGATTAGGCTGGCATTCTGGACGGACGATCGGTGCCTTGTCAACACTCTCTCGGCTGTAAACGAGCCTGGGCTGGGGTGAGGGAGGAAGGACTCGGTCCGGTCCAACCGCGGGTTTGGTCTCGGTGTTGGTATGTTATCGGTCGAAGGAACCGCGCAGCGCATCTTGCATCGTCTTAATCAGCTTCGTTGTCCGTTGAACGGAACGACCAAGCCCCCTGCTCGCATCGTGATCGCTTTGACTCGAgccatcatcatcaaccAAACGCCACTGCCATCATGGACGAATTCGAGTACATGCAAGACGTAGTCGGCCAGCTGCCCTTCTTGAAAACGTATAGCCATCTTCTTCTGGCGTTCCCACTGCGGGATGATGATTCAGTCCGCGAGGAAGCCAGGGAATGTCTTCGAACAGCCTCTCTACGTCTCACAGAGGCGTTCCCATGGCTCGCTGCCAAGGTGGTCCAGAGAAGCAACGGCCCGGGCAGATCGGACTCTTTTCACCTTGAGCCATGCGAACGGTGGTCGCCACCAAATCCGATTATCCGTTTCAAGGATTGCTCAAATGCCATGCCTTCCTACGAAGAGCTTGTGGGAGCCCGCGGACCGGCGTCTACGCTTCCTGGGGAGCTCCTGGCGCCTCGGAAAGCATTTCCCGAGAGCTACAACGAGACGGAACAAGACCCAGCGCCCGTGATCGCACTCCAAGCAAACTTTGTGCGAGGTGGCCTCCTCCTGGACTGCGCGGCACAGCACAACTTCGTCGACATGAGCGGTATTGAGCAGTGCTACAGCCTGCTCGCAACAGCGCTCCGCGGAGAGCCCTTTCCTAGCGATGCCATTGCCCAGGGAAATATGGACCGACGGAACCTGGTGCCCTTGCTTCAAGCGGACGAGCCCGTCCTGGATCACGGGCAGTTTGTCCGGCCTGGGCCCGACAACatgcccccgccgcccgccgagcccgagtCTCCCTTCTCGTGGCGGTATTTCCGCTTTTCGCCCGCAAAGCTCGCCGCGCTGAAGGCCATGGCAACACCGCCTACGACCGAGACGGAGACGGGTGCTTCTTCTGCTCCTCCGTATGTCTCGACCAACGACGCACTCACGGCCTTCTGCTGGCAGCGCGTCATCGCAGcccggctggcgcggcgtCAGACCCCGGAGGCGGTGGCCAAGTTTTGCCGTGCCGTTGACGCGCGCCGCTCCATGGGCGTGCCGGCGGGCTACATGGGCGACCTGGTGACCATCGCCACCACGACGCTGGGCTTccgcgagctcgccgaggcgccCCTTGCCGACATCGCGGGCCGCCTCCGGCGCGACCTGACGGCGGTCAACAACCGCGACTACGTGCGCAGCTTTGCCACGTGGATCCAGCGCACGGCCGACAAGACGACCATCGCGTACGGGGGCAGGTTCAACCCCGACACCGACATTGGATCCTCGTCGTGGGCCCACGTTAAGCTCGCCAAGGTGGCGTTCGGCCCGCTGGGGCGACCGTCACTCATCCGACGCCCCGACTTTGTGCCGCTCAGGAGCGACATCTACTTCATGCCGCAGACCGAGAACGGGGACATTGATGCTCTCCTGTGCTTCAACCAGGCCGACTTTGACGGGCTGATGGCGGATGAGATGTGGACTGCTTTCGCCGACTACATCGGCTAATTTGGTCCGGCGAGAGGTAGCCGAGAATGCCCACGTCATTGTAGCTCAGACACAAGGAATGAGTTGCGATCATGATTCAGCGCGTAGCGCCCCAGCCACCCGATGTTCTCTTGAATTCTCCGAGCTTTTCCAAGTGGCGTTCGTGGTGCAGAGCACCGATGTCCCTGGCTGGggccgggggggggggggggggggggaagaaggggggTTGTTTCAGATAAGGCAGCCAACTCACTTGAGGCCATGCGTTGACTGTCTTCCATCTTGACATCGTACCGCTTTGCGGAGATTGCCGCTGCCAATCTTTCCTCGCGGAGTAGCCAAGATAGTGTGCCGTCTGTGTCTCGCCCCATTGAGCGCATCGGGCCGGCCTGCGGTTTCAGTTTCGGACCCTGCAGGTCGGCACTCGGTGGAGCCCCGACTCCGACTCCGACGCTTCGGCCGGGTAACTGCATTGTCACTAGTTTCACCTCATGTGCCAGTGTTTTGAGTCAAGTGGTAATTGCTTCCGTGGTTTTGACTTGGTGTTGAGGTTCAAGTTGGTATCGCGGGAGTAGCCAGTCTCGGTACTCCTTCTCTTCCCTCTCCCCGTTTGGCGTTTCTCGCACGAGTTCACCGGCCAGCCCGCTGGCCACTCTGAACGTCACGCCGACGACGTGATCGCATTCGTGGTCATCATGGCTGACCTGTCGACGACACCAACAGTTCTCATCACCGGCTGCAGTGACGGCGGGCTGGGTGctgcgctggccgaggccttCGCACGAAGGGGCTTCCACGTGCTAGCAACGCTTCGCAACCCAGCCAAGGCTGCGGAGCTGGCATCCCATCCAGGCATCGAGGTCCTGTCGTTGGACGTGACAGACACGGCATCGATAGCCTCGTgtgccgcggccgtcgccaCGAAGACGGGCGGGCGGCTCGATGTGCTGGTCAACAACGCCGGCAGCATGTTTGTCATGCCACTCCTCGACACCGATCTGGCGGAGAGCAAGAGGCTGTACGACGTCAACGTTTGGGGGCATGCTCGCCGTGACGCAGGCCTTTGCTCCCATGCTGGTCCGCTCCCGGGGCGTCGTTCTGAACATCGCCAGCATTGCGGGCGCGGTGAGAATGGCTTGGCAAGGTGCGTCTCGATGCTGAACCATGTGCTAACCAGCATCTCGAGCAATTCCGCGACTCCGGACTAACACCGGGCGTAACCAGGCATCTACAACTCGTCCAAGGCCTCGGCACGCTGGATCTCGGAAACGCTCCGGATCGAGATGCAGGGCCTGGGCGTCCGTGTCATCACGGCCATGGTGGGTGAGGTCGAGACCAACATCTTCCAGAatgcgcgcgcgccgccctcgctgcCCCCGTCTTCGTACTACGGGTCCATCAAGGACCTTATCTTCCAGCAGGGCACGGGTCAGATGCAGAAGGAGAATGAAAAGGCCTCCGTGACGGCCGAGAACCTGGTTCGGGATGTGCTCAGCGGGCGCGACGGGCACGTGTGGCggggcggcgtggccggccgcgccaaGTACTTGCATTGGATGCTTCCCGAGCGATTGTTCGAGTGGTTCCTGCACTCTTCCAGGGGTGTTTACCAGGTTCAGCCCCCAAAGTAGTATTGCATGGGAGATTGCTTGAATTGCCACAGGAACTGGACTGGAATACTTGTGCGTGAGGAAGGTCAGATCGATGCCCTCAACGAACCGAGCTTCCATTGCAGGTGCACATTGGGGCGCCCATACACAGTGGGATGCCTCTCGATTATGGGTTTGTGTCCAACTCCGGTAAGGGCTGACGACCCCATCTGTCATGCTGAGCGAGATGGACTTAGCGCTACACCCACATTTGGCATATAACTATCCATGTAATGAACAAGAAAGTGCTCGATTGGCTTATTGGCACGCTCGGCCTTAGCGTACACGCCCACGTCCGCCCTAAGCCCGCTCGACAATCAGCTTGACCGGGGTAACCTCGTCTTCATTGACCTCTCCTTTCGCGCGAATGAAAGCCGCCTTGACCCCTTCCTGACCCTTCTCACCAATCATTCGCTGGAGGTCGATGGCCTCCTGGATCCCTTCCAGACCCTTGTTGTTGATCACCAGGGGTGGGGGGGCGATCTTGTAGGCTCCGCTGGCCAGAGCCTGGGGGAGATAACCCTCGAAAGTGGCCGGTGTCGTCTCAAACCAGCAGATGGGGAATGGCTTGAAGCTCCCGGGCGAGAGCTGCTTCACTTCCACTCCCTTGGGGATTTCCTCCAGGTTCTCTATAAAGTTGGACGACGCAAATTTGAGCTAACAGGAAGTCCGGTCAGCTTCCCGATCGAGATGGAGGTGGGGGCCTTGGGGAAACGCGGCGTATTGCCCTTCATTGTATGGACTTACCGTCTGCTTGGACGCAGCGGCAACCTTGATAGCTGCGGCATTGCCATCTTTCAGTCCGGCCGCCATGAAAATACCGGCGCATTCGCCTttgtcgagctcggcgacgagtTTCTCGGTCACATCCGCGTCTTTGTAGTCGAAGActtgggcggcgccgaggctcTTGACGTAGTCGAAGTTCTTCTTGGAGCAAGTCGCGATGGCGTCATAGCCTGCAGCCGTAACGAGCTGGATGGCATTGCTGCCGACAGCCGAGCTGCCGCCCCAGATCAGAACGGACTTTCCGTTCTTGGGGGCGCCCGGCCTGGGATATTCAAGCTGGAGGTAGTCCTCTCCGAACAGGAACATGGCGCTGGTAGCGATGCAGAGGCCGAGAACGACGGGCTCGCGGTAGGCCATGTTGTCCGGGACTTTGGCCATCAACTTGTCCTCCAGGACTACGTATTCCTGGAAGCCGTTGTTGGCGCAAAAGCCAAAGACACGGTCACCAACGCTGAACTTGGAGGCGGCGGGAGAGCCTGGAACGACAGCCTCGACGGTACCAGCGACGTCGCAGCCCAGGATCATGGGATACGCGAGACCCATGTCCCTGTCTTGGAGCATGTAGTCACAGGGATTGATGGCCCAGGCGTGCACCTTGACCAGCACCTTGTGGTCGCCAAGCTCGTCGCTGCCGGGGATGGTGCTGTCGCGGATGACGCcgggggcggccggggcgtCCTGCCAGACGGCGCGATTGGCGGGAGGAGCCATGATGGTTGATGATCGGCGGGTCGGTGAGTGCCGGTGGCAGCTGAGCGATGGGGAGCGCGGAAAGGCGACCTGGAGCGAGCGAGAAGGGTACGCGACGAAGATGGGCGCTGAGCTGGAGAAAATGCGGTTACGGACCTTTCGCAGCTGACGGCTGATGGCGCTCATAATTATCGCAGTGCCGTTCTGATAAATCTGGCGAAGCACACCAGGTAATGAATTGGAAGGACCGAGCCATCAGCGGCGGAGTTAGGTGTCTTCCTCGGGTGGGATCTGTTAAGTCCGCCCGTTGACTAACATGTTGGGTACTAAGAAAACAAAGAGCCTTACACTACTGCGGCTTTCCGGGTTGCCCGCAATCCCGATCGCAGATCACCCGGGCAGCGAAGTCGGATGATTGCCCGAACCCGCTAGCGTCCTTCCCAACAGATCGGCTGCCAGCGCCCGGCGGCACCCAAGAATTGCCCAAAACCGGGATGGGCACCGTGCCAGTGACGCTACTGTAGGAGGTTGGGAAAGAGGAAAGATGCAACTCTACCCGAGAGACCCCTTGGTGGGACCCTgttgttggaaccgctacgcaggctcaggaagatgaagTTATCA from Thermothielavioides terrestris NRRL 8126 chromosome 1, complete sequence includes these protein-coding regions:
- a CDS encoding polyketide synthase, which produces MASTPSTSSVGTTLLLFGPQALSFSAEALQTLRKVIRETDDCNWMLEIVSELPTRWHQLVQLFPKLECIPGEQVLNDLKDWFQGEDKDKATAHLPNVLLTPLVVLAQLTQFSRYLSYTSGASAQADDPWQALARRHVETVGLCTGLLSASAISSASDAATFRQYGAVAAYISVLFDDNRATVTTADGTAALVLQQLRQRGLKAVEMSLRGRFHSQVHHGDLERMLGFCDSDPAFQFPDVSALSLPIHLGKKGAGTKLLHHAALRMILVEQATWYETFSGALPARLESAGNDPAIIAFGLDSGVPPSLLRKIGPRLVLASDLDQVAASRSARDDKLDLAARDWEKDSDIAVVGMSCKVAGADDLNEFWKILCAGESQHVEVPEERFGPETHWRDVDPTRKWYGNFIRDHDVFDHKFFKKSPREMASADPQQRLMLQCAYQAVEQSGYFHQTHVDTKIGCYLTRPAITLQCKPWDEGADGYCRGEAVALVFLKRMRDAMADGNPILGCISSTAVYQNENCTPVFVPNSPSLTYLFKDVLERAKLEPKNISVVEAHGTGTPVGDPAEYQSVLQALGGKLRDKPLALGSVKGLIGHTEGASGVVSLIKIILMLQHGYIPPQASFRTLAHNIAASPSDNIEIVTKLKPWDAEYKAALINNYGASGSNASMVVTQPPRPGRAFPIHAPGIKHPFWLCGLDDRALVAYSTKLRQFIADQTSTPSAAKVNVANLAFNVCRQSNRQLERGLMFTCSSLSELDEKLCAFVSGDAKVASVSTKTSPRPVILCFGGQVSNFVGLDRKVYDSVRILRSYLDQCNAVFLSMGLEGIFPAIFQREPIEDTVRLQTALFALQYACARSWMDCGIRVEAVVGHSFGELTALCISGVLSLQDTARMIAARAKLVRDAWGAERGAMMAIEADLDVVQSIIESHNRDLVDDVPINIACYNGPRSFTLAGSTTSMDKLTEALTGNPVYSTATRFKRLSVTNAFHSALVEPLMDELDAIGRTLTFREPSILIERATEELCMETTSEFVAQHMREPVFFRHAVERLARQYPDAAWIEAGSASTITNMASRALGSPSACHFQSLNITCDQGMQSLADTTLALWKAGVKTQHWPHHASQTSEFDHLFLPPYQFEKVKHWMDLKKPLKGLALAQASETAEPEIPVGLWSFLGYQDAKERTARFLVNTNSKKYQDFVSGHLIANTAPICPATLEVDMAIEALMSIRPEIKAAGLQPTIQNMQNHAPICVDPSRQVFIEYEASNVHGHAWHWKITSSPAQGPGVTIEHVHGNIVFRSPEDPGFQAEFDRFGRHFTHRRCLDVLNSVEADDIIQGRNIYKTFAEIVDYGEEYRGLKRLVGRGNDSAGRVSKRWTGETWLDTHLADCFSQVGGIWVNCMTNRAPEDMYIASGCDLVMRSPKLRADSPRPDVWDVFATHHQVSEKLYVTDIFTFDSTNGELLDVMIGINYARVPKASMQKILARLSPGISTPSATVSSTTAPKASQEHDDRTKLGTTAPGASTTSSSKAGTEKAAKKSSGPTKADIKKEVRNLLANVAGVEPADISEDTMLADIGIDSLMGMELAREAEAVMNCTLSPDKLMEAFDFPSFVDCVISALGITVDGQEEEVEEEDEGDGQNDEGYGSEPESRDERLPPEVSSGNSSGTSTPPSSVGDGLDELTLPAGAVLECFSKTKRLTDQMIHDYKLDTFANVIAPKSTQLCIALTLEAFEKLGVSIRAAKPGQVVPRIKYAPQHQRLVNYLYRLLENEARLIDTTDDGNHVRTAVSPPKKSSAALLQNLVRQYPDWSNAQKLTQFAGSKLADVLEAKTDGIKIIFGTDEGRALVAGLYCDHVFNKMNYQQMADFVEDLVSKLPPGQGPLRILEMGAGTGGTTLYLAPLLERLQVPVEYLFTDISPSMVGAAKKKFAKYPFMKFMTHDMEKPVPAELLGTQHIVVASNAVHATRDLVKTGINIRNALRPDGFLMMLEMTEIVPFVDTIFGLLEGWWLFEDGRQHAIIGPEGWEKAMHAAGFGHVDWTDGYLPESKIQKVIVAMASGPAQERLPLPAPSTPKVAETGPDLASREKDILAYVKKFSAGFEVPSAPSATSEAVDDGNLHCVLITGATGSLGTHLVKEFAERGDVGAVICLNRQGPSAAVYPETRQLEAMISRGVTITDEARAKLRFIETDSSKPRLGLREEEYAALTRQVTGIVHNAWPMSGNRPIKGFEPAFHSLRNLVNLARDAAGHRAERQQKVNFQLISSIGVVGHYPLWSGQTRVPEERMEPRSVLPNGYCDAKYTCERILDETLHRYPEYFHTMTARLGQVAGSKTSGYWNPVEHFCFMVKSSKSLKVLPRLEGNLTWCPVNDMAAALSELLLQPTRPQPIYHIDNPVQQPWSEMVQMLAKALDIPQSNIVPFDDWVARVRRSPLAPETDNPAARLIDFLEFHFRRMSCGGLLLDLSKACKDSPTLAAVGPVGEDVVRKYVASWKAMGFLP